The Ferrimonas balearica DSM 9799 genome includes the window TTCTTCATGGAGTTGATGGCGGACACCTTGTCGCCCATCAGGCGGATCACATCGGCGGTGGGACCGATAAAGATGAATCCGCTGTTCTCCACCTGCTCGGCAAAGTCGGCGTTTTCCGCCAGGAAGCCGTAGCCCGGGTGGATGGCGATGGCGTCAGTCACCTCAGCGGCGGCGATGATCGCCGGGATGTTGAGGTAACTTTCGGTGGCCGGAGCGTTGCCGATGCAGATGGTCTCATCGGCCAGCAGTACGTGCTTCAGCTCGCGGTCGGCGGTGGAGTGCACCGCTACGGTTTTGATCCCCAGTTCGCGACAAGCGCGGAGGATGCGCAAGGCAATTTCGCCGCGGTTGGCGATCACCACTTTATCCAACATGGTGGCCTTCCTTACTCGATGATGAACAGGGGCTCGTCAAACTCGATGGGATCGCCGTTCTCCGCCAGGATGGCTTTGATCACACCGGCTTTATCCGCTTCGATCTGGTTCATCATCTTCATGGCTTCGATGATGCACAGGGTGTCACCGACGTTGACGGTGTCGCCCACTTCAACGAACGGCTTGGCACCCGGAGTCGGGGCGCGGTAGAAGGAGCCAACCATCGGGGACAGCACCTTGTGGCCAGCCGGCTCTGCGGCTTCAGCCGCCGGGGCAGCCGGGGCAGCGGCCGGAGCGGCAGCCGGAGCAGCCGCAACCGGGGCAGGAGCAGCGTAGGTTACCGGCGCCGGAGCGGTGCTGGTGCTGGCGATGCGTACGCTCTCTTCGCCTTCGGTGATCTCCAGTTCGGCGATGCCGGATTCCTGAACCAGTTCAATCAGTTTTTTAATCTTGCGAATGTCCATGGTGGCGCTCAATCCTGTTTTTATTCAGATGCTTGCCGTTTGAGAAAAGCGAGGGCGGCGTCCAGGGCATAACGGTAGCCGTCAGCGCCCAGGCCGCAGATCACCCCGATGGCCACGTCAGAAAAGTAGGAGGTGTGACGAAACGACTCCCGGGCGTGGACGTTGGAAAGGTGAACCTCGATAAAGGGTTTGGCGACGCCGAGCAGGGCATCCCGCAGGGCAACGCTGGTGTGGGTGTAGGCGGCGGGGTTGATGATGACGAAATCCGCCTCGCTTTGCTGGATGGTGTCGATCAGCACGCCCTCGTGATTACTCTGCACGTGGGACAGCGTCGCGCCTGCCTGCTCCGCTTGCTGGCGGAGGGCGTCGACAATGGTCTCCAGGGTCTGATGGCCATAGTGGCCAGGCTCACGCTGACCCAGCAGGTTCAGGTTCGGGCCGTTGACCAGCAGTATCTGGAAATTATTCGACATATTGCTCCCATCCGCAGCGATATCTCCGGGAAAAGTCGACCATCTGGCGCAATGCCTAAAGTCTGACCAGTAAGTCCCGGCACCCATGACTTGGAAGGCCATTATAACTACTTAGCCGGATATGGCAGCATAATACTGGTCTAATCTCAGCAAAATCCGACCAGTAGTCAGTCGTGCATCCCCGGTTTGCTCTGACGCAGCTTTTTGGTCTGTCCCTGCCGTTTTTTGCTGTCGACGCGACGTTTCTGCGAGGCGCGGGTGGGCTTGGTGGCGATCCGCTTCTTCTGTACCACCATGGCGGCATCAATCATCGCTTTCAGACGTTCCAGCGCATCCTGGCGGTTCATCTCCTGGGAGCGGTACTGCTGCGCTTTGATGATGATCTTGCCGCCCGGAGTCAGATTGGGATGGGCGCGGGCGAGGATCCGACTCTTGTAGTGGTCAGGCAGGGCGGTGGAGTGTTTCACGTCGAAGATCAGCATGATGGCGGTGCTGGTCTTATTGACGTGCTGACCGCCGGGGCCGGAGGCCCGGATCATCTGAAATTCGAGTTCGTTGGCCGGTATCGAGACCCGGCTGGAGAGGGTAAGCATGGCGCCATGGTACTCCCAAAGGCGCTGCGATTCACCTGCTCAGCGGCTCAGCAGGGCATTCACCGCCTGATTGTAACGGTAGGTCTGGTAAGGGATGGGTTGCTGCTGACTGGTCAGGCTGAACTCTGGGTCGCGGGCAAAGCGGCGCGCCGCTTCCAGCTCAGTGGGGAGTGTGGCGCTGATGCGGTAATGCTGGTTGCTGGCATCAAAAACCAGATACAGCGGGGCGGACACCAGCACTTCGTGGAACTCTTTATGGAACAGGTAGGGGTTGGCGTACCGCAGTGTTACCACCTGACGACCTGAGCCCAGGTTCAGCCGGTTTTGATGGGGGGAGACCGCCTGACCATTGACGGCAGTGGCGTAGAACCCTTCCGGCAGGTGAAGTTCACCGGCCATTGCCAGGGGGCAGAACAGGGCCATCAGGGGCCAGTAGCGTGCTTTCATAATCATCCCTCCCTCTGTCCAAGTATATGCCCAACTTTGGCCGTACGCCGGACAGCAAAAAGCGACGCCATGGGCGTCGCTTTTGGGATCATCGGCAGAGGCAATCTTACAGAGACAGTGCCTTGTTGATGGCTTGGCTTTCGCTGTGCACTTCTACCGGTACGGACTGGCTGCGGCTCACCAGTGCGATGGTGTCGCCAGATTTCTCAATCTGGTAAGTGGCGCCGGTGTCGGCGTTAAATACCAGGTGCATCGGGGCAGACACTTTGTACTCGTTCAGCTCTTTGCTGATGATGGTGTTCTCTTCGTAGCGGACGGTAACCACCTGCTTGCCGGCACCCAGCTGTACGCTGTCGGCGTGGGCGGAGACGGACTGGCCGTTAACGGCGGTGGCGTAGAAGCCTTCCGGCAGTTCCAGCTGACCCGCAGTAGCAGCAGCAGACAGAACCAGAGAGGTAGCCAGGGTAGTCAGGGTAGTGATGGTGTTGCGCATAGTGATTCTCCTTCTTAGTTACAGCGCTAGAAGGTTCATCGCTGGCCGCTGCCTGTCGATGACCCACGCAACCGCTGGGTTTGGCCCTTCCAGTTAGGCCTTTCCCGTGACCTTAAGGTTGTTATCAGGTTGGTCACTGCGGCTGTGATTCTTTTTTACCACTCTGTAACAGGAAAGTGAACTCGGCAGTGGATATGAGCTGCGGTTTAGGGGGTAATTTAGTGGGATCGTCGGTTTTGGATCAGTGACATAGTGATCCTGTGTTTTTTTTCTGTTCAATTCCTTAGCGCTTTGGTAGGGGTACTGGGGAAAAAAGATGCAGATCCTCCAAATTTTAACAACCAGGGTGAATAACTTTGTCCATTCTGGTGGAAAATGCGCCTTGATGCGGGGTAGGGGGTGTTAACAGCGTCAATGGCGCCGCTACACTGTCAACCTGACTGAACACTCATGACCGATTTCAGAGCGAGAGCGACACAGGATGTTACAACTGGTGGTGGGGCCGGAGGCCCGGCGACAGATTAGCCAGTCGGGTTTGCAGCCCGAACTGTTCGATAAAGTGATTGCGGCCAGTGGTGGCCCCAAGTGGATCCCACTGGCAGCGCTCGACCGTCACCTGCTGTATCAGTTCTTCCCTGCCGAACAACCGTTGTCCCTGTTGGGCACCTCCTCCGGGGCGTGGCGTTGCACCACCCTGTCCAATCCCGGCAGCGATGCCGCCCATCGTCGCCTGCAACACGCCTATATCCATCAGCGCTATGACCGGCCGCCGATGCCGGCGGAAGTGGATGCCATGTGTGAGGGGATACTCTCTGATGCGCTGGGGGAGTGTGCTCCGGCGATCTGTGACAATCTCTACCGTCAGCTCAATATCATTGTTTGTCGTGGCCGCCACCTGAATGACAGCGCCCGTCGTGGCAGCCAACTGGCGGGGCTGGCCTTTACCGCGCTGACCAATCTGGCCCGTCGCCGGAGCCTGTCGATGTCGTGGCAGCGGCTGGTGGCCAGCACCGGGTTGGATACGCCTTTTGTGCCGATGGATGACCTGCCCACGGAGGCGGCCCCTCTGGATGCCAATAACCTGCTGCCGGTGATGCTGGCCAGTGGCAGCATTCCTCTGGTGTTATCCGGTGTAACCGGGATCCCTGGGCTGCCCCCCGGCCGCTACTTTGACGGCGGTGTGACCGACTACCATCTGGACCTGCCAGCTTTGCAACGCGGTGGCCTGACCCTATACCCCCACTTCTACCCTCATGCGGCGCCGGGCTGGTTTGATAAGAAGTTGCCCTGGCGCCGGGCCAGCACCAACTTCGACAAGGTGGCGATCCTGACACCCGATCCCACCTTTATTGCCCGTCTGCCCCGCGGGCGGCTGCCGGACCGGAGTGACTTTAAGACTCTGGACAGCGATCGTCGGATCCGTGACTGGGAGCGCGCGGCGGAACTGGGTGAAGCCTTGGTGGATACCTTTCAGAAGTTGGTGCAGGACCCGATGCCCTACTTACGTTCGCTTTAATCGATAAGGGTAAGCGGCGCATGGAGCCTTGCGATGCAAATGATAACTGTTATCATTGAGTCATCACTTAGGAGGACACCATCATGCTCAAGACTTTCACTTTCGCCGTAATGCACTTTTCCATCGCTTTTGCCCTGGCCTACCTGATTACCGGCAGCATCGTGATTGGTGGCCTGCTGGCGGTACTTGAACCGATGGTGAACACCGTGGGGTACGCGATTCATGAGCGGGTCTGGAAACGCATTGAAGCGCGCCGTGAGGCTGAGGCCCCCTCTGCGGACGTGGCTTTGCCAGCCTGACTTCCCCTGAATTGCCTCCGTTGATGATTGCCGAGAAGCGGGCCCGCATTGTGCGGGCCCGTTGTCGTTTTGGGGTGGAGAGCGGGCGGCGGACAAAGCGCCATAAAAAAACGCCAGCCGGGCTGACGTTTTTGCGGAGGAGGATGATGAAAGACCAACCGACGTGCAGGCGGGCTAACCGACCTTTGAGGCCGAGCCTTCTGTCTGGGTCTGGCTTTACCCTCTCATACCTTTGAGGCTCGGGGCCAATGCCTTATCCCTATTGCTGCCATCGTTTTTTATCGCGAACTTTTCGGCAGTTATGGGGCCTGTAAGTCGGTTCATGCGATCCCTCTCCCCGGCTCCTCTCCCCGCCGCTTTCTCCGCAGTGTGCTGCCGCACAACTCGAATCTTATCTGGCGCGTTTGCCTGGCGCCTATCGCCATCCAGCTGGCCCTGATGTCGCCGTTACCGCGGGCGCTAAGCCCATGCGAAAGCAGGATAAGTGGTGGTGAAGTGCAAACAAAAACGCCAGCGTGGGAAACGCCGGCGTTTTGCTTCAGGAGGATGATGAAAGACCAGAAACCACATTTGCAGGGAGGTAAAGGATGGGTCGGAGGGAAGCCGTTGGCCCATCGCCTTGGTCTGGTTATTACCTTCTCACAGTGGTTTGGTCGGGGGCCAACGGGTCTGGCCTATGGGGGTTATCGGGTTTTTCGGGGAACGTTTAGTGTGGGCGGCTGCCCCGTCTGTCGACCGGCAATCCAAACAAAAACGCCAGCGTGGGAAACGCCGGCGTTTTGCTTTAGGAGGATGATGAAAGACCAGAAACCACATTTGCAGGGAGGTAAAGGATGGGTCGGAGGGAAGCCGTTGGCCCATCGCCTTGGTCTGGTTACTACCTTCTCACAGTGGTTTGGTCGGGGGCCAACGGGTCTGGCCTATGGGGGTCATCGGGTTTTTCGGGGAACGTTTAGTGTGGGCGATTGCCGCCGCAGTCGACCGGCAACCCAAACAAAAACGCCAGCGTGGGAAACGCCGGCGTTTTGCTTCAGGAGGATGATGAAAGACCAGAAACCACATTTGCAGGGAGGTAAAGGATGGGTCGGAGGGAAGCCATTGGCCCATCGCCTTGGTCTGGTTACTACCTTCTCACAGTGGTTTGGTCGGGGGCCAACGGGTCTGGCCTATGGGGGTCATCGGGTTTTTCGGAGAACGTTTGGTGCGGGCAGTTGCCCTGGGGTCTTAATCGTAGCGTGAACATTCAGCCCACGGTCCGGCAGGTCAAACAAGCAATAAAAAACGCCAGCGGCGAGCTGGCGTTTTTCAAGGATGATGATGAAGGTCAGACAGGCAATCGAGGGCGAGTTCGAAGGGATGGACCGTGTTGGGAAAGACACGGACTGCCTGTCTGACTGGGTTCAGACTCTCATACCGTCGCATCGTGTTGCCAATGCAAAAGACACATCACTTCAATCGCTTTTTTGCCAATGAAAGGGGGGAACTTCCCCCCCGGTCTTGTTCTTCAGGGCTACACTTTTGGAGACACCGTCAGCGAGGAGCCCGCTATGAAGCGCATCGAAGCGGCGCTGCTCCCGATCGACGATCCGGTACTGCCGGAGGGTCGCAAAGAGCTGCGCATCGTGACTCCCGGGCAACTAAGGATGGTGGCCGCCTCTCTCAAGGATGGATCGAGCCTTGCGGTTTGCATGAGCCGTGAGGAGGGCGACATGCCCTGTTATCCCATCGCGACCCTGGTGGACGTGGTGGATTTTTTCCAACTGGATGATGACACCCTGTCGGTGGTGGTTGAAGGGCGTCAGCGGGTTCGGGTGCTTAACACCTGGGCCGCCCCCGATGGTGTATGGATGGGGGAAACGTTGACCATGACCAACTGGCCATCGTTTCCGTTGGATAACAACTTTTCGGTATTGGGCGAGGCGTTGCGACGGCTTTATGAAGCCCAGCCTGAGCTGGGGCATCTGTACCATGACCCCCACCTGGAGGACGCCAGTTGGGTCAGTCAGCGTTGGTTAGAGGTGTTGCCCCTGGTTGAGCAGGAGAAGCAGCGATTGATGGGACAGCCGGACTGCGGCAAGACCATGCAATACGTGCTGTCGCTTATCCTGTCCCATCAATAACAGCCCGCCGTCAGGCGGGCTTTTTCACTAACTCCACCACCTGTTCCGCTACCCCGCTACCGGCGGCTTCGTAGATGTTGTAGACCGAATGCACGCCCATCTCTTTCAGTGCCTCGGCCTCTTCCGGCCAGCGTGAAATGGCGGCCACCCGGCCCTGGAATTCGATGCGCGCCAGCTGCTCGGCGGTGAACAGGTTACCGTGGTGGGCGGGCATAGCCAGAATCACCAGTTCGACGCTGTCGGAGTGTTCCAGCTTGTCCCAGAAGTCGGTATCGGTGGCGTCGCCCATCACCACGCGACGGCCTGCCTGTTCGTGCCGCTCGATGATCTCCTGCTTGTGGTCGATGCCCAGCAGGGTGTCACCGAAGTGCTGTTTCAACTCGTCATAAGCCCCGGAGCCGATGCGGCCCATACCAAAAATCAGCACCCGGGGCTGGCCCAGGCGGATGGGTTGGTCGTCCGGATGCAGTGGGTGGCGTTCCAGCTGGAGCAGTTGGTCGCGCAGGCGCAGGTAGATGCTCTGGCCGTGGGTCGACAGTGGGGCCGCCAACAGGAAGCTGAAGGCCACCAGCAAAGCCATAACCCGCAGCCAGCTTGGGTCCATGCTGCCGGCGGCAATGGCGGCGGTCAGGACGATCAGGCCGAATTCGGAGAAGTTGCCCAGCGACAGACTGGCCATCAGGGCGCTGCGCAGACGCAGGCGGAAGCGGGCCAGCAGCAGCAGGAAAAGCCCCAGTTTTATTGGCAGCAGCAGCATCAGTGCCAGGGCGGTCAGTACTTCGGCCCCGGTTGGCAGCCCCTGTTGGCCGATGGTCAGGAAGAAGGCGACAAGAAACAGCTCTTTAAACAGGAACAGGGACTTGGACAGCTCGGAGGCTTTGACGTGGCCAGCCAGCAGGATCCCGAGCACCAGTGCGCCGAGATCCGGTTTCAGGCCCACCGCTTCAAACAGGGCGGCACCGGGCACAAGCGCCATGGCGAGGCCAAACAGGACCAGCATCTCGCCGTGGCCGACCCGATCCATCAGTCGGTAGAACAGCGGACGCAGCAGCGGCAGCCCCAGCAGCAACAGGGCCCAGGGGGAGGGCAGCGCGCCTTTGCTGATGGTCAGGTACAGCACCGCGAACAGGTCCTGCATGATCAGGATGCCGATGGCCGTGCGGCCATACAGGGATTGGGTTTCGCCCCGCTCCTCCAGCATCTTGATGGCGAATACGGTACTGGAGAAACCCAGTGCAAAGGCCAGCAGTACCGCCTGGTTCAGGCTCAGTTCGTCAAACAGGGCGATGCCCATCACGCTGAACAGCTTGATGGCGGAGGTGGTGATCACCATGGTCAGCGCCAGGTGAATGGAGGCACCGCCCCAGATCTCGGCCCGGGCCAGCCCGCGCAGGTCCAGTTTCAGGCCGATGGCAAACAGCAGCAGCAATACGCCGAGGTCGGCGATGGGTTGCAGGAAAGGCAGCGCGTCAACGCCTGCGGCATAGAGGGCAAAGCCCGCGGCCAGATAGCCAATCAGAGGGGGAAAGCCCAATCCGGTTGCCAGAAGGGCCAGCAACAGCGGAAACAGCAGCAGGGAGGGGTCCAACATTCCTACGGTCCTTGTAAGGGTGAGCGTGGGCGCAAATGTTACCCAATTTTAGTGGCGTGAGATCCTTGATTGCCAATCAAATTTGGGGCAGGGCGCTGCGCTGGATCACAAACCGGGTTTCCGATCCGGCGTGCTCACCCGGTTGGCGCGTCTCCCCGGAGCCAGTTTATGGGGACTGGGGCGACCGTTGGCATCCAGGTTTACAAACACCATCGCCTCCACCGTAGCCAGTACCGCAAGGCTTTGCTTATTCCTGACTTCGCAGCGCACGGTAACGGCGGTGCGGCCAGTGTGCGTCAGGGCCAGGCCAAACTCAATGACTTCCCCCTGACGGCCGGGGCGGTGGAAGGTGATGTCGCGGATCTGGCGGGTGACCAGCTGATGGCTGCCCATCTGGCAGGCGGCAAAGATCCCCGCTTCTTCGTCCAGCCAGCTCAGCAGGCGTCCGCCAAACAGGCTTTGGCCCGGGTTGAGATCCTCCGGTTTGATCACCCGTCGACTGTAGTACTTCATCGCGCCCCTCCTGCAAACCGTCGGGGAAGCGCAGCGAAAACTGTGCCAATGGCTAAGCGATTGATCCGTCGAGCAGGGGAGAGAAAGGACGGACTCTTCCTGCCCCGTTATGGGGCGAGCGGCGGCGACGTTGCCCTAAAACGACACCGCCCGGCAGAGCCGGGCGGTGGGGGATTACTGGGCCAGGACGGCGTCCAGATGGTCAGCAAACGGGTTGGGGCCCATAAAGCCGGTGACCCGCAGCTGATTCAGCTCCTCACCCTCAGGGGTGAAGAACAGCAGGGTGGGCAGGCCCAGCACTTGATAGGACTCCAGCAGTTCGATGTCCTGAGCGTCGTTGGCGGTCACGTCGGCCTGCAGCAGCACCATCTTATCGGTGCGGGCAGTCACCTGCGGCTGCGGGAAGGTCTTGTGCTCAAACTCTTTACAGGCCACACACCAGTCGGCGTAGAGGTCGAGCATCACGGTTTTGCCTTCAGCGCCGGCTTTGGCCACTTCGCGCTCCAGGTCCTGGACGGTTTTCACCTTGATGAACTGTACGGCGTGTTGCGCGCTGGCCAGGGTTTCGCCACGGTTCATCACCGCGTGGAAACCGTAGGAGACGCTGGCAAACAGGCCCAGCACCACCACCACGTTACGCACGGTCTGCATCCAGCTGAACGCGGTCTTCTTGTTCTGGTGCAGCAGGTAGCCCGCCAGTGCCACGCCCCACAGGGCCCAGATGACGTCCATGATGGTGCCCGGCCACAGGCGGTCCAGCATCATGATGGAGACGGCAATCAGCAGGAAGCCAAACACGTGCTTGATCGCTTCCATCCAGGCGCCGGCCTTGGGCAGCAGCTTGCCGCCGGAGGTGCCGAGCAGCAGCAGCGGCAGACCCATACCCATGGAGAGGGCGTACAGGGCCAGGCCGCCGAGCACCAGATCACCACTCTGAGCCACGTAGATCAGGGCGCCGGAGAGCGGCGCGGTGGTGCAGGGCGAGGCCACCAATCCGGAGATCAGGCCCATCACGAACACACCAATAAAGGAGCCGCCTTTCTGCTGGTTCTGGGCGTTGGCCAGTTTGCCCTGCAGGCTGGAGGGCAGCTGCAGGTTATAGAGGCCGAACATCGACAGCGACAGCACCACAAACAGAATGGCCAGTCCGATAAGTACCGCCGGGCTTTGCAGCGCCGCCTGGTATTTCACCCCGGCGGAAGCCACCACCAGGCCCAGCAGGGAGTAGGTCAGCGCCATACCCTGGACGTAGGTCATCGACAGGGCGAAGGCTTTGCCGGTGGACAGCTTCTTGCCCTGGCCCGCGATGATGCCGGTCAGGATCGGGTACATCGGGAACACGCAGGGGGTAAAGGCCAGCAGGATGCCGAGGCCGAAGAAGGTCACCAGCGGCAGCAGCAGGCCGTCACCGGCCAGCAGGGCGGCCAGGCCATCCTGCTGGGTTTGCGGGGCAGCCGGTGCCGGTGCGGCGGTGGTCAGTAGGCCATCATTGGCAGCCACCGCACTGAGGTAGACGGTTTGCTTGGTGGGCGGGTAGCACAGCACCTTGTCCAGGCAGCCCTGGTAGGTGACGGTGACGGCGGCTTCACCCTGGGCTTCCAGTACCGGAATGGTCAGGGTGACGTCATTGAAGTACACCGGCTGGTCGCCAAAGAATTCGTCGGTGTGGATCACCGGGCTGGGGTATTGGATCGGCCCCAGTTCGGCACTGCCGTCGACTTCGACTTTCAGGACAAACTTATCCTGGTAGAGGTAGTACTGGTCGCCGGCCATGGTCCAGGTCAGCTGCAGGGCATTGTCCTGTTGGCGGAAGTCGAACAGGTAAGCCTGATCCACCGGCAGCACCTGCGGCTCCTGCTTAAGGAAGGAGAAGTTGGCGGAGGCGCCCAGGCTGAGCAGGCCCAGCAGCGGCAGTAACAGAAGTCGTGTCAGTGTCTTGGTCATGGCTGGCAGTGTTGGTTAATCCATTCCAAATAGGGGCGGTGGCCCCATTCAACGGGCAGGGCCAGGATCTCGGGAACCTCGTACGGGTGGTGAGCCCGGATGCAGGTTTCCAATGCTGGCAGGCACGATGCCCGGGTTTTCAGCACAAGTTGCACCTCGTTGTCGCGGCACAGTTCGCCCTTCCAATGGTAGAGCGAAGTGATGCCCGGCAGCAGGTTTACGCAGGCCACCAGCTTCTGGCTCAACAACGCGTCCGCCACGCGCTCGGCGCTGGCGTTATCCGGGCAGGTGCAGAGCACGACCCGATGGTCGTTGGTTGGGTCAGTTTGAGCTGAAGACAACACGTTACCTATCGATGGCTGAATTGGCTGCTTACTGTACGTGACTTTGCGGGTCGGCGCACAGGCTTGTGTAACAGGACATGATCCCGGCTTGAAAACAGACCGCCTCCCCCCCATTAGAGTTTCAGTACTGACCGAAAAATGTGAGGCCTGTGTGCTCTTTTACCTGTTTTTGCTGTTTGCGGTGATGCCCATCGTTGAGATCTACATCCTGATCCAGGTTGGCAATGCCTTTGGCGCCCTGGCCACCATCGGCCTGGTGCTGCTGACTGCTGCCCTGGGGGCATCGCTGGTGCGCAGCCAGGGCCTGAGCACCCTGATGTCGGTGCAAACCCGACTGAACCAGGGCGAGATCCCCGGCCAGCAGATTGTCGAAGGGATGTTGCTGGCAGTGGCGGGTGTGCTGTTGGTGACACCGGGCTTTGTGACCGATTTCCTTGGCCTGCTGATCCTGACCCCTGCCACCCGTGCCCCAATTGCCGCGGCACTGCTGAAGCGAATGCAGCTGAAAGTGGTGCAGGGCCAAGGCTTCTCCGCTGGTTTCGGTGGCGGCTTCCAGGGCCACGACCCCTTTGCCGGTGGCCAGCAACCGGGGCCGCGTCAGCCGGACGATGGCCGCACCATCGACGGCGACTTTGAACGCAAAGAGTAAGTCGACGGAGAACGAAAAAGGGACGCTGAGGCGTCCCTTTTTTGATGGCTCAGCGCAGCAGGGGGGCCAGCGAGGGTTCGGTCAGCTGGCGGGCCAGAAAATAGCAGGCGGCCCCCATCAGCAGGTTGGCCAGGGTGATGGCGATAAAGATCCCTTCTACGCCGACCCACTGGCTGCCCAGCCAGGCGCCGGGCAGCAGCAACAGGCCGAGGCGGGAGAGGTTCAGGCCCAGCGCACTCATGGGGCGGTGATAGGCGTTCAGCGACATCGCCAGCAGGATCACCACACCCAGCGCGCCGTAGGCGGCCGGCACCCAGCGCAGGTATTGGGTCAGGTAGTGGGTGACGGTGCCGTCGGTGCTGAACAGGCTGGCCAGATGGGGCGCCAGCGGCCACAGCACCAGGTAGATCGCCAGTTGGGCCAGCAGCACGGAGTGCAGGCTGCCCATCAGCGCCCGTGCGGCCCGGTCGGTCTGACCCGCCCCCAGATTCTGGGCAATAAAGGGGGTCAGGGCGCCGCACAGGGCGGTAACCAGGATCAGCAGCAGCGATTCAATGCGGGTGCCCGCCCCAAAGGCGGCGACCGCGTGGGTGTCCATCCGCGCCAGCAGGGCGATCAGAACCGCGTTGGCCAGCGGGTTCAGCAGATTGGAGAGGGTGGCCGGGCGGGCGATGTGCAGCATCAGGCGCCAGTGGGCGCGCAGCCGATCCAGCTTAAGGCGGGCCAACAGATTGTGGCGGGCGGTCAGCATATAGAGCGCCACCACAAAGGTGAGGATCCAGGACAGCACCGTCGCGATGGCCGCGCCCTGCATCTCCAGCCGCGGGAACGGGCCGATGCCGAAGATCAGCAGCGGATCGAGAATGGCATTAACCAGGGCCGCCACCGCCGTCACCAGCGCCGGGGTAAAGGTGTTGCCGGTGGCCCGCAGGGCCTGGTTGCCCACCATCGGTAGCACCAGGAAACCGATGCCGAGATACCACACCAGCATGTAGTCGTGCACCAGCCCCAGCAAGGCGTCATCGGCGCCCAGCAGGCGGAACAGCGGATCGATGGTCAGCGCCCCGCCAATGGCAAACAGGGTCACGATAACGATGGTGAGCAGCAGCCCGTGGGTGACAAACTGGCGGCCTTGGGCACGGTCTCCCTCGCCAAGCAGACGCCCCAGTTGCGCACTCATCCCTGCACCCAATCCCAGCGCCACCGAGGAGACCACCAGTGTCACCGGAAAGGTCAGGCTCAGAGCGGCCAGCGGTTGGGTGCCAAGACGGCTGATAAAGAAGGTGTCGGTCAGGTGATAGAGCAACAGGCTCAGCACGGCAAACAGGTTCGGCAGGGCCAGCCGGGCAAGGGTTCCGGCGATGGATCCGCTGAGCAAGTCATGCTCTCGATGCATCCTGACTCCTGTTCAGTCACTGACGGGAAAGCGTCAGGTTACGGCAAGGCGGGCA containing:
- the accB gene encoding acetyl-CoA carboxylase biotin carboxyl carrier protein, which codes for MDIRKIKKLIELVQESGIAELEITEGEESVRIASTSTAPAPVTYAAPAPVAAAPAAAPAAAPAAPAAEAAEPAGHKVLSPMVGSFYRAPTPGAKPFVEVGDTVNVGDTLCIIEAMKMMNQIEADKAGVIKAILAENGDPIEFDEPLFIIE
- a CDS encoding DUF2061 domain-containing protein, with product MLKTFTFAVMHFSIAFALAYLITGSIVIGGLLAVLEPMVNTVGYAIHERVWKRIEARREAEAPSADVALPA
- a CDS encoding acyl-CoA thioesterase, with the translated sequence MKYYSRRVIKPEDLNPGQSLFGGRLLSWLDEEAGIFAACQMGSHQLVTRQIRDITFHRPGRQGEVIEFGLALTHTGRTAVTVRCEVRNKQSLAVLATVEAMVFVNLDANGRPSPHKLAPGRRANRVSTPDRKPGL
- the aroQ gene encoding type II 3-dehydroquinate dehydratase, which produces MSNNFQILLVNGPNLNLLGQREPGHYGHQTLETIVDALRQQAEQAGATLSHVQSNHEGVLIDTIQQSEADFVIINPAAYTHTSVALRDALLGVAKPFIEVHLSNVHARESFRHTSYFSDVAIGVICGLGADGYRYALDAALAFLKRQASE
- a CDS encoding DUF2057 family protein, translating into MKARYWPLMALFCPLAMAGELHLPEGFYATAVNGQAVSPHQNRLNLGSGRQVVTLRYANPYLFHKEFHEVLVSAPLYLVFDASNQHYRISATLPTELEAARRFARDPEFSLTSQQQPIPYQTYRYNQAVNALLSR
- a CDS encoding DUF2057 family protein encodes the protein MRNTITTLTTLATSLVLSAAATAGQLELPEGFYATAVNGQSVSAHADSVQLGAGKQVVTVRYEENTIISKELNEYKVSAPMHLVFNADTGATYQIEKSGDTIALVSRSQSVPVEVHSESQAINKALSL
- a CDS encoding cation:proton antiporter — protein: MLDPSLLLFPLLLALLATGLGFPPLIGYLAAGFALYAAGVDALPFLQPIADLGVLLLLFAIGLKLDLRGLARAEIWGGASIHLALTMVITTSAIKLFSVMGIALFDELSLNQAVLLAFALGFSSTVFAIKMLEERGETQSLYGRTAIGILIMQDLFAVLYLTISKGALPSPWALLLLGLPLLRPLFYRLMDRVGHGEMLVLFGLAMALVPGAALFEAVGLKPDLGALVLGILLAGHVKASELSKSLFLFKELFLVAFFLTIGQQGLPTGAEVLTALALMLLLPIKLGLFLLLLARFRLRLRSALMASLSLGNFSEFGLIVLTAAIAAGSMDPSWLRVMALLVAFSFLLAAPLSTHGQSIYLRLRDQLLQLERHPLHPDDQPIRLGQPRVLIFGMGRIGSGAYDELKQHFGDTLLGIDHKQEIIERHEQAGRRVVMGDATDTDFWDKLEHSDSVELVILAMPAHHGNLFTAEQLARIEFQGRVAAISRWPEEAEALKEMGVHSVYNIYEAAGSGVAEQVVELVKKPA
- the arfB gene encoding alternative ribosome rescue aminoacyl-tRNA hydrolase ArfB, whose protein sequence is MLTLSSRVSIPANELEFQMIRASGPGGQHVNKTSTAIMLIFDVKHSTALPDHYKSRILARAHPNLTPGGKIIIKAQQYRSQEMNRQDALERLKAMIDAAMVVQKKRIATKPTRASQKRRVDSKKRQGQTKKLRQSKPGMHD
- a CDS encoding LON peptidase substrate-binding domain-containing protein, translated to MKRIEAALLPIDDPVLPEGRKELRIVTPGQLRMVAASLKDGSSLAVCMSREEGDMPCYPIATLVDVVDFFQLDDDTLSVVVEGRQRVRVLNTWAAPDGVWMGETLTMTNWPSFPLDNNFSVLGEALRRLYEAQPELGHLYHDPHLEDASWVSQRWLEVLPLVEQEKQRLMGQPDCGKTMQYVLSLILSHQ